One region of Chrysemys picta bellii isolate R12L10 chromosome 21, ASM1138683v2, whole genome shotgun sequence genomic DNA includes:
- the CLDN19 gene encoding claudin-19 isoform X2, translating to MLLPSSSPHLAVGRKGTAELRQHQPLEHRQSGADHSPFPRGSPSSPGPGRGQVAPASTLLFSFPLSQASKDPAPPPLCPSPGAGPGRSHPGCRAADRPQGRAPPLCAPRPVRGGAGSAGRLLPCGGGPLAPPRCCPPPSGRSGAPRSAAPGWAGSTEPPAPGLRRPVPEGLAMANAGLQLLGYFLALGGWVGTICSAALPQWKQSSYAGDAIITAVGLYEGLWMSCASQSTGQVQCKLHDSLLSLDGLCTLTAVSWYATQVTYEFFNPNTPVNARYEFGSALFVGWAAASLTMLGGSFLSCSCPTPTEERRGQQHYRQSQPSTAREPNVKMSSSPIRGEQCL from the exons atgctccttccctcttcctccccacacctggctgtggggaggaagggaaccGCAGAGCTCCGGCAGCACCAGCCCCTGGAGCACCGGCAGTCAGGGGCCGATCACAGCCCATTCCCGCGGGGTTCCCCCAGCAGCCCCGGCCCAGGGCGCGGGCAGGTGGCTCCGGCATCCACGCTCCTGTTTAGTTTCCCCCTTTCACAAGCCAGTAaggacccagcgccccctcccctgtgccccagcccgggagcggggccgggcaggtcCCACCCCGGCTGCAGAGCCGCTGACCGCCCCCAGGGCCGGGCCCCGCCACTCTGCGCCCCGCGGCCGGTTCGGGGCGGTGCGGGCAGCGCCGGCCGGCTCCTGCCCTGCGGGGGCGGCCCCCTGGCACCGCCGCGCTGCTGCCCGCCCCCATCGGGGCGGTCGGGGGCTCCGCGCAGCGCagcgccgggctgggcagggagcacgGAGCCGCCTGCCCCTGGGCTCCGGCGACCAGTGCCCGAGGGACTCGCCATGGCCAACGCCGGCTTGCAGCTGCTGGGGTATTTCCTGGCGCTGGGCGGCTGGGTCGGCACCATCTGCAGCGCGGCGCTGCCCCAGTGGAAGCAGAGCTCGTACGCGGGGGACGCGATCATCACGGCCGTGGGGCTGTACGAGGGGCTGTGGATGAGCTGCGCCTCGCAGAGCACGGGCCAGGTCCAGTGCAAGCTACACGACTCGCTGCTCTCGCTGGACG GTCTGTGCACCTTAACAGCTGTGTCATGGTATGCAACACAGGTGACCTATGAATTCTTCAACCCCAACACTCCAGTTAATGCCCG GTATGAATTTGGTTCTGCCTTGTTTGTTGGCTGGGCGGCTGCCAGCCTGACCATGCTGGGGGGCTCCTTcctgagctgctcctgccccacccccaccgaggAGAGGAGAGGACAGCAGCACTATAGGCAGTCACAGCCTTCAACAGCTAGGGA ACCCAATGTAAAAATGTCTTCTTCACCCATCAGGGGAGAGCAGTGTTTATAG
- the CLDN19 gene encoding claudin-19 isoform X3: MLLPSSSPHLAVGRKGTAELRQHQPLEHRQSGADHSPFPRGSPSSPGPGRGQVAPASTLLFSFPLSQASKDPAPPPLCPSPGAGPGRSHPGCRAADRPQGRAPPLCAPRPVRGGAGSAGRLLPCGGGPLAPPRCCPPPSGRSGAPRSAAPGWAGSTEPPAPGLRRPVPEGLAMANAGLQLLGYFLALGGWVGTICSAALPQWKQSSYAGDAIITAVGLYEGLWMSCASQSTGQVQCKLHDSLLSLDVHLQTSRALMVVSILMGFVGVIVSVVGMKCTKVGDENPVVKGRIAMAGGVLFLIAGLCTLTAVSWYATQVTYEFFNPNTPVNARYEFGSALFVGWAAASLTMLGGSFLSCSCPTPTEERRGQQHYRQSQPSTAREPNVKMSSSPIRGEQCL; the protein is encoded by the exons atgctccttccctcttcctccccacacctggctgtggggaggaagggaaccGCAGAGCTCCGGCAGCACCAGCCCCTGGAGCACCGGCAGTCAGGGGCCGATCACAGCCCATTCCCGCGGGGTTCCCCCAGCAGCCCCGGCCCAGGGCGCGGGCAGGTGGCTCCGGCATCCACGCTCCTGTTTAGTTTCCCCCTTTCACAAGCCAGTAaggacccagcgccccctcccctgtgccccagcccgggagcggggccgggcaggtcCCACCCCGGCTGCAGAGCCGCTGACCGCCCCCAGGGCCGGGCCCCGCCACTCTGCGCCCCGCGGCCGGTTCGGGGCGGTGCGGGCAGCGCCGGCCGGCTCCTGCCCTGCGGGGGCGGCCCCCTGGCACCGCCGCGCTGCTGCCCGCCCCCATCGGGGCGGTCGGGGGCTCCGCGCAGCGCagcgccgggctgggcagggagcacgGAGCCGCCTGCCCCTGGGCTCCGGCGACCAGTGCCCGAGGGACTCGCCATGGCCAACGCCGGCTTGCAGCTGCTGGGGTATTTCCTGGCGCTGGGCGGCTGGGTCGGCACCATCTGCAGCGCGGCGCTGCCCCAGTGGAAGCAGAGCTCGTACGCGGGGGACGCGATCATCACGGCCGTGGGGCTGTACGAGGGGCTGTGGATGAGCTGCGCCTCGCAGAGCACGGGCCAGGTCCAGTGCAAGCTACACGACTCGCTGCTCTCGCTGGACG TTCACCTCCAGACCTCCAGGGCACTCATGGTGGTTTCTATCCTCATGGGCTTTGTGGGGGTCATTGTCAGCGTGGTGGGAATGAAATGTACCAAAGTGGGGGACGAGAACCCTGTTGTCAAAGGCCGGATTGCTATGGCCGGTGGCGTCCTCTTCCTCATAGCAG GTCTGTGCACCTTAACAGCTGTGTCATGGTATGCAACACAGGTGACCTATGAATTCTTCAACCCCAACACTCCAGTTAATGCCCG GTATGAATTTGGTTCTGCCTTGTTTGTTGGCTGGGCGGCTGCCAGCCTGACCATGCTGGGGGGCTCCTTcctgagctgctcctgccccacccccaccgaggAGAGGAGAGGACAGCAGCACTATAGGCAGTCACAGCCTTCAACAGCTAGGGA ACCCAATGTAAAAATGTCTTCTTCACCCATCAGGGGAGAGCAGTGTTTATAG
- the CLDN19 gene encoding claudin-19 isoform X1: protein MLLPSSSPHLAVGRKGTAELRQHQPLEHRQSGADHSPFPRGSPSSPGPGRGQVAPASTLLFSFPLSQASKDPAPPPLCPSPGAGPGRSHPGCRAADRPQGRAPPLCAPRPVRGGAGSAGRLLPCGGGPLAPPRCCPPPSGRSGAPRSAAPGWAGSTEPPAPGLRRPVPEGLAMANAGLQLLGYFLALGGWVGTICSAALPQWKQSSYAGDAIITAVGLYEGLWMSCASQSTGQVQCKLHDSLLSLDVHLQTSRALMVVSILMGFVGVIVSVVGMKCTKVGDENPVVKGRIAMAGGVLFLIAGLCTLTAVSWYATQVTYEFFNPNTPVNARPNVKMSSSPIRGEQCL from the exons atgctccttccctcttcctccccacacctggctgtggggaggaagggaaccGCAGAGCTCCGGCAGCACCAGCCCCTGGAGCACCGGCAGTCAGGGGCCGATCACAGCCCATTCCCGCGGGGTTCCCCCAGCAGCCCCGGCCCAGGGCGCGGGCAGGTGGCTCCGGCATCCACGCTCCTGTTTAGTTTCCCCCTTTCACAAGCCAGTAaggacccagcgccccctcccctgtgccccagcccgggagcggggccgggcaggtcCCACCCCGGCTGCAGAGCCGCTGACCGCCCCCAGGGCCGGGCCCCGCCACTCTGCGCCCCGCGGCCGGTTCGGGGCGGTGCGGGCAGCGCCGGCCGGCTCCTGCCCTGCGGGGGCGGCCCCCTGGCACCGCCGCGCTGCTGCCCGCCCCCATCGGGGCGGTCGGGGGCTCCGCGCAGCGCagcgccgggctgggcagggagcacgGAGCCGCCTGCCCCTGGGCTCCGGCGACCAGTGCCCGAGGGACTCGCCATGGCCAACGCCGGCTTGCAGCTGCTGGGGTATTTCCTGGCGCTGGGCGGCTGGGTCGGCACCATCTGCAGCGCGGCGCTGCCCCAGTGGAAGCAGAGCTCGTACGCGGGGGACGCGATCATCACGGCCGTGGGGCTGTACGAGGGGCTGTGGATGAGCTGCGCCTCGCAGAGCACGGGCCAGGTCCAGTGCAAGCTACACGACTCGCTGCTCTCGCTGGACG TTCACCTCCAGACCTCCAGGGCACTCATGGTGGTTTCTATCCTCATGGGCTTTGTGGGGGTCATTGTCAGCGTGGTGGGAATGAAATGTACCAAAGTGGGGGACGAGAACCCTGTTGTCAAAGGCCGGATTGCTATGGCCGGTGGCGTCCTCTTCCTCATAGCAG GTCTGTGCACCTTAACAGCTGTGTCATGGTATGCAACACAGGTGACCTATGAATTCTTCAACCCCAACACTCCAGTTAATGCCCG ACCCAATGTAAAAATGTCTTCTTCACCCATCAGGGGAGAGCAGTGTTTATAG